One region of Streptococcus parasanguinis genomic DNA includes:
- a CDS encoding M1 family metallopeptidase yields the protein MQAVAHFVETFVPEHYEVFLDLSRKTKTFSGRVVITGQAKEDKISLHQKDLTIETVEVAGQARPFTVDDANEAVYVELESTGQVTVTLTYSGKITDNMTGIYPSYYSIDGVKKEVLSTQFESHFAREAFPSVDEPEAKATFDLSLKFDQEEGEIALSNMPEIDVENRKETGIWKFDTTPRMSSYLLAFAAGDLQGVTAKTKNGTLVGVYSTKAHPLENLDFSLDIAVRAIEFYEDYYGVKYPIPQSLHIALPDFSSGAMENWGLVTYREVYLLVDENSTAQSRQTVALVVAHELAHQWFGNLVTMKWWDDLWLNESFANMMEYVSLDAIEPSWNIFEDFQTTGVPAALKRDATDGVQSVHVEVKHPDEINTLFDPAIVYAKGSRLMHMLRRWLGDDAFRKGLKIYFEKHQYSNTIGRDLWDALGQASGRDVAAFMDSWLEQPGYPVVSASVENDTLIIRQEQFFIGEREEKGRKWVVPLNSNWTGIPDTLETEVLEIPNYSALKAANSGALRFNTENTAHYISDYRGELLEDILAELASLDSTSKLQVVQERRLLAESGQISYASLLPVIEHLTEESSYLVVSAVSSVLAGISLFVDEGTETEAAFHELLKRLNRYNFERLGLEAKPGETEEDEKVRQLMIANMIKANDEAAKAQASAIFEAHADDLEKLPAAIRLQILVNQIKHQETKELSQQYLDTYVKTVDGNFKRQLAAALSYTKDKETLEALLKEWKNKDVVKPQDLAMSWYYNFLHDDFTQGRTWTWARENWDWIKKALGGDMSFDKFVIYPANCFKTRERLNEYKAFFEPQLDDMAISRNIKMGIKEIAARIDLIEREKAAVEAAILATK from the coding sequence ATGCAAGCAGTTGCACATTTTGTAGAAACATTCGTTCCAGAACATTATGAAGTATTTTTGGATTTAAGTCGTAAAACCAAGACCTTTAGCGGTCGTGTGGTGATTACAGGTCAAGCCAAGGAGGACAAGATCTCGCTTCACCAAAAGGATTTGACCATCGAAACAGTAGAAGTAGCAGGTCAAGCTCGTCCATTTACGGTTGATGATGCCAATGAAGCGGTTTATGTTGAATTGGAAAGCACAGGTCAAGTGACAGTTACTCTGACCTATTCTGGTAAGATCACAGACAATATGACAGGGATTTACCCATCTTACTACAGTATTGATGGTGTGAAGAAGGAAGTCCTCTCTACTCAGTTTGAGAGCCATTTTGCGCGTGAAGCCTTCCCAAGTGTGGATGAGCCAGAAGCTAAAGCAACATTTGATCTTTCTTTGAAATTTGACCAAGAAGAAGGTGAAATTGCCCTATCAAACATGCCTGAAATTGATGTGGAAAACCGTAAAGAAACAGGTATTTGGAAGTTTGACACAACTCCTCGCATGTCTTCTTACCTCTTGGCCTTTGCGGCTGGAGACCTCCAAGGAGTGACAGCTAAGACTAAGAATGGAACCCTTGTCGGAGTCTACTCAACAAAAGCTCACCCATTAGAAAATTTGGACTTCTCATTAGATATTGCCGTTCGTGCTATTGAATTCTACGAAGACTACTATGGCGTTAAGTATCCAATCCCTCAATCCCTTCATATCGCTCTTCCAGACTTCTCTTCAGGAGCGATGGAAAATTGGGGCTTGGTAACCTACCGTGAAGTTTATCTCCTTGTAGATGAAAACTCGACTGCCCAAAGCCGTCAAACAGTGGCCTTGGTGGTGGCTCACGAATTGGCTCACCAATGGTTCGGAAACCTCGTGACCATGAAATGGTGGGATGACCTCTGGTTGAATGAAAGTTTTGCCAATATGATGGAATATGTCAGCTTAGATGCTATCGAACCAAGCTGGAATATCTTCGAAGACTTCCAAACAACCGGTGTGCCTGCTGCCTTGAAACGCGATGCTACAGATGGCGTTCAATCCGTCCATGTGGAAGTCAAACACCCTGATGAGATCAACACCCTCTTTGACCCAGCAATCGTTTACGCCAAGGGTAGCCGTCTCATGCACATGCTTCGCCGTTGGTTAGGCGATGACGCCTTCCGTAAAGGCTTGAAGATCTACTTTGAAAAACACCAATACAGCAATACCATCGGTCGTGACCTTTGGGATGCTCTTGGGCAGGCTTCAGGTCGTGATGTCGCAGCCTTTATGGATTCTTGGTTGGAGCAACCAGGATACCCTGTTGTCTCAGCTTCTGTGGAGAACGATACCTTGATCATCCGTCAAGAGCAGTTCTTCATCGGAGAAAGAGAAGAAAAAGGTCGCAAGTGGGTTGTTCCTTTAAATAGCAACTGGACAGGTATTCCAGATACTTTGGAAACTGAAGTCTTAGAAATTCCAAACTACAGTGCCTTGAAAGCAGCTAACAGCGGAGCTCTTCGCTTCAATACAGAAAATACAGCTCATTATATCAGTGACTATCGTGGGGAATTGTTGGAAGACATCCTTGCTGAACTTGCTAGCTTGGATAGCACTTCGAAACTACAAGTGGTTCAAGAACGCCGTCTCTTAGCGGAAAGTGGTCAAATTTCTTATGCAAGCCTCTTGCCAGTGATTGAACACTTGACAGAAGAAAGTTCCTACTTGGTTGTTTCAGCTGTTTCGAGCGTCTTAGCTGGAATCAGTCTCTTTGTGGATGAAGGAACTGAAACAGAAGCGGCCTTCCATGAGTTGTTGAAACGCCTGAACCGTTACAACTTTGAACGCTTGGGTCTAGAAGCTAAGCCTGGTGAAACAGAAGAAGACGAAAAAGTTCGTCAACTAATGATTGCTAATATGATCAAGGCCAATGATGAAGCTGCAAAAGCTCAAGCGAGCGCTATCTTTGAAGCGCATGCAGATGATTTGGAAAAACTTCCAGCGGCCATCCGCTTGCAAATCTTGGTCAACCAAATCAAGCACCAGGAAACCAAGGAGCTTAGCCAACAATACCTGGATACTTATGTTAAGACAGTTGATGGAAACTTTAAACGCCAGTTGGCGGCTGCACTTTCTTATACCAAGGATAAGGAAACTTTGGAAGCTCTATTGAAGGAGTGGAAGAACAAGGATGTGGTGAAACCTCAGGACTTGGCTATGAGCTGGTATTACAACTTCTTGCATGATGACTTTACCCAAGGTAGAACCTGGACTTGGGCGCGTGAAAACTGGGATTGGATCAAGAAAGCCCTCGGTGGTGATATGAGCTTTGATAAGTTTGTCATCTACCCAGCTAACTGTTTCAAGACCCGTGAACGGTTGAATGAATACAAGGCCTTCTTTGAGCCTCAATTGGATGATATGGCGATCAGCCGTAATATCAAGATGGGAATTAAAGAAATTGCAGCTCGTATTGATCTTATCGAGCGGGAGAAAGCAGCAGTAGAAGCCGCTATCCTTGCGACAAAATAG
- a CDS encoding biotin transporter BioY gives MKKIFPLVLISIGVAMISVLSQFTIPFGPIPLTLQTLMIGIIGTIYKPSHAFVTVCLYLLLGFLGFPVFAGGAGGASHFLGPTAGFLLFFPFRAWITSLFTSAKSSLVTIFLANLLSSALLFVSGAIGFMLVTHTDLQKAFTLVVAPFILADLIKLVIITITSKAIFASLKHHWYFK, from the coding sequence ATGAAGAAAATCTTTCCCTTAGTTCTCATCTCCATTGGAGTGGCCATGATCTCCGTCCTATCTCAATTCACCATTCCCTTTGGTCCAATTCCTTTGACCCTGCAGACACTCATGATCGGGATCATCGGGACCATCTATAAACCCAGCCATGCCTTTGTCACAGTCTGTCTTTACCTGCTTTTAGGCTTCTTAGGTTTTCCAGTATTTGCCGGAGGTGCTGGTGGTGCTTCGCATTTCCTTGGTCCTACTGCTGGTTTCCTCCTCTTCTTCCCATTCCGAGCATGGATCACGTCTCTGTTCACGAGTGCTAAATCCAGCCTTGTCACTATCTTTTTGGCCAATCTCCTCAGTAGTGCTCTCCTCTTTGTGTCAGGAGCTATCGGCTTTATGCTGGTCACGCATACCGATCTCCAAAAAGCATTTACTTTGGTCGTTGCTCCCTTTATCCTTGCCGACCTCATCAAACTGGTCATCATCACTATCACCAGCAAGGCGATTTTTGCCAGCCTCAAACACCACTGGTATTTCAAATAA